CGGCGAGGGCCTCGCCGCCGGCGGCCCCGATGCTGAGCAGGGTCCCGACGCCGGGGATGAAGGCCAGGCCGCCCGTGCCCGCGCCGGAGCCGGTCGCGAGGGCGAGGAAGTGCCGGTCGACGATGCGCTGCTGCTCGGCGAGCGGCTTGTCGCCGTGGTGGTCGAGGATGTGCGTGACGTACTTGCTGATCGCCGGCCCCTGGAGGGAGGCGGCCTTGTCGACGGCCGCGAAGAAGCGGCGGGCGAGCACGCCCTCCGGGGCGTCGAGGCCCCGGAGCTCGTCGAGGGCGGTGCGGGAGGCGTCCGAGAGCTCGGTGGTCCCGGCGTCCTCTCCGGTGCCGCCGTCGGCGGAGGTCGGGGCGGGGTCGTTCGAGCGGCGGCGGGAGAACGGGTTCGGCAGTTTCACGGGGTGCTCCTCGTGTCGGGGCTCGGATGATCGGGCGGTTCACGCGACGCGGGGCCGTCGCCTCCGCGGGGTCGCGGGTGCCGGGCCCGGCGTGGGTGCGCGGCGGTGGACCGGTCGGGCCCGGGGGTGGGTGTCCCGGTGGTCCCGGTGTCGGGTCCGGGGCTCGTGTCCGCACACAGTGTAACGACGGTACCCCGGTTCACCGGGGGCGGTGACGTCGGAGCCCGGGGTGGGTGGGAGCCGTGACAGGGGGTGACCGGCTAGGATGGGCGCCACACCGTCCGGACGACGGCGGTGACCGTCAGAACCGTGGGGGATCGCCCCGAGAAGGGACTTGTCATGGGTTTCTATGAGGACATCGCTGAGGCACTGGACAGGGACGGTATCGAGGCACGGGTCAACGACTCGACGCTGTTCGTTCCGATCACGTCGGAACTCGAGATGCAGTTCGTGGCGATCGACGCACCGATCCCGGCGGCGAACGTGTACGTGGCCGTCGCTGACGTCACCGAGGACGATGAGGAGTTCGAGGCCGCACTCGTCGGCGCGGTGTTCTCCGTCGAGGACGCGGTGGAGCAGGTCGCGAAGCACGTCGTCACCGACCAGATCGTGACCGTGCTGCGGGACATCCTCGAGGGGACGGACGACCGCATCAGTGACCTCGAGTTCACGCAGGACCACGCGGAGCCGTTGCGCGTCCGGGCGGAGATCGGGGACACCTCCGAGCTCGTCGTGACGCTGACGACCGAGGACAACGTCCCGGCCGCGTCGGTCGAGTTCGTCACGTTCGGTGACGACTTCGAGGACCTGCTCGACCAGGTCATCGCCGAGGTCTGGGGTGAGGAGGCGGACGACGAGGGGGAGCCGCTGGACCCGGACCGTCAGCAGGCGTTCAACGCCCTCGTCCAGGAGGTCGCCCAGGCGACGCAGGAGGTCCTCGAGCTCGGAACCTTCACCGACTTCGACACCCTCTTCGACGTCCTGGCGGTCGCGCAGAGCCAGGCCCGCGACTGGGAGGAGCAGCTCGTCCCGCTCGACGACGGCTGGGAGGAGATGTGGGACGAGGACTGGGACGACGATGAGGACGAGGACGACGACGAGCTCGCCGACGTCGTCATCGAGGTCGTCCCCGCGGACGACGACGATGACGAGGACGACGGGGACGACGACCTCGACGGGGACGACCGCGACGACGACGGGGACGACGACGCCGCTGCCACGCGGGGTTCCACCGCGGGCCGCTGACCCGGGGGTCCCGCCGCCGTCACGCGGCATGACGCGGCCGTCCGGCCGTGCCGCCGCACGCAGGCCCTGACGGCACCTCCGCCGGCGCGCCCACCGGGGCGGCGGGGCCACCGAGGTCGCGCTCGCGGACGAGCGCGGTGTATGTCCACCGGTGCACGGTGCCCCGGGCGCCCCGGCGGTGGTCGGTCAGCAGTTCCGTCCGCGGGGACCCGCTGGTGAGCCGGCGGAACAGGGACGTGATGAACGGGCCGGCGGTCCGCACGGCGGAGCTGCGCCCGGTCGGTCGGCGGGCCCGACCGGTCCCCGCCGCGGGCACGGTGACCTCGCCGGTGAGGGTGACGACGAACAGGGCCTCGTCGGCCGGGGCGGTACTGCCCGTCAGTGACTCCCACATCGCGGACGAGACCTGACGGCGGGCCACGGTGACGGTGACGGGGAGGCCCTCGTGGGACAGCCGGACGGCCGGCGGGCGCCAGTCCGGGGTGAGACGGGCCCGGCTCCGGGGGTGGCGGAGCACCGCCGCGCACCGCTCACGGGTTCGGGAGGCCGGGTCGCCGGTCGGGCCGCCCGGCGGGTGGGAGGGCCCGGCCGGGCGCGTCGGGGTGGTGCGACGGGTGGTGTGCCGGGTGGTCTGCCGTGTGGTCTGCGGGGGATGGTGTCGTGTCATGCCGCGCACGCTACGACACGGCCCGGACACCGTCCGCCGACCCCGCCCCGAAAATCGAACACGTGTTCGGTCCGGACGGACGGTCGCCGACGGCGGTCCCCGCGCGGGGAGGCGGGGCGTGGCGTCGGATAGCATGGCGGGGAAGACCGCGGCCGTGACACCGGCGCGCGGTGAATGACGACAGGAGAGCGTGGCCCCCGCAGTGACAGAGCAGCAGACCGCACATCCCGTGACCGACGTGGCGGTGATCGGGGCGGGGGCCGCCGGGCTCGCCGCCGCCCGGACACTCCGTGCCGCGGGGGTGGGGTGCACGGTGCTCGAGGCCTCGGGTCGGGTCGGGGGGCGCATCGGCTCCGAACGCGTCGGGGACGTCACCGTCGACCGGGGCTTCCAGACGGTGAACTCGTGGTACCCGGCGGTCAAGGAGGTCCTCAAGCCCGGCGAGTACTCCTCCCTCGGGATCCGGTCCTTCCTGCCGGCCGTGCAGTGCGTGACCCCCGACGGCCTCGCGATGTTCGGCGACCCGGTCCGCGCACCGCAGCTCGTCCCGACGCTCCTGCGCTCCCGGATCAGGGCCGCGCTCTCCGCCCGGGACGCCTTCCACCTGCAGCGGTGGCTCGGCCGGGAGGTCCGGCACCGCTCCTCGCTGGAGGTGCGCCCGGTCACGGACCGCACGGTGGACCGGGACCGCGCGGTCGGTGACTCCCTCGACGCGCGGCGGATCACGGGGGACACCCGCCGGTACGTCATCAACCCCGTCCTCGAGGCCCTCCTCATGGACCCGGCGTTCGAGACCTCCGAGCGGCTCGCCCGGTGGGAGATCGTCGCGGTGCTCCGCGGGGCGCTCGGCCTGCCGGACAACGGGATGTCCGAGCTCGCCGTCGCCCTCGGCCGCATCCCCGGGGTGGGGATCGACCTCCACTCGCCGGTGGCCGGGCTCGAGCAGGACGACGACGGCGTCACGCTCCGCGTCGCCGACGCCGACGGCACGGCGGACCGCACCCTCCGCTGCCGCTACGCCGTCGTCGCGACGGAACAGGCCCACACCGCCCGGCTGCTCGGGCTGCCGGTCCAGCCGGCGCGGGGCATGACCACCTGGTGGTTCCTCGCCGACGGTGCGGCCGGGGACGGCGCGTCGACCACCGGCCGGACGACGGACGGGGGACGGCTGCCGGTCATCACCGTCGACGGCTCCGACCGGACGCAGCTCACGTCCGTGGCGGAGGTCACCGCCGTGGTGCCGTCGTACGCCCCCGGTCGGTCGCTCGTGCAGGCGTCCGTCGTCCACCGCGAGGGGGTGGCGTGCCCCGACGACCGCACCGTGCGCGACCAGGCGGCGTCGCTGCTCGGGGGGACGGCGGCGTCCTGGGAGCTCGTCACGCGGCACGACTGCCCGCGGGCGGTGCCGGTCGTGCCGCCGGGCCGCAGGTTCCACTGCGGTGACGCGGACGTCACCCACGGGCGTCGGGTGGTCCTCGCCGGGGACCACACCGCGTCACCCTCGATCGACGGGGCGTTGCGGAGCGGTCAGCGTGCCGCGCGGATCGTGACCGGGCTGCTCGGCGCCTGACCCGTCCGGGTCACCCGCGGGGGTCGGTCCCGGTGGGGTCCCCGGTGGGGGCCGCGGGGTCGACGGGCGCCGCGGCGCGCAGGCGCGGGACGACCCGGGCCACGTAGAGCACGGACATGCCGAGGGTGAACACGACCCCGGCGACGAGCGCCGACCGGAACTCCGGCAGCCACACCATCGTGCCGAAGGTGACGAGGATGACGGCGACGGCGGCGTACTGGCCGTACGGCCAGAACGGCACGGGGAAGGTCGGGGCGGTCCGGCGGCCCGCCTCACCGGCCGCCCCCGCCCGGCCGCGCCGCCGGGAGGCGATGTGCGCCAGCAGGATCATGAGCCACACGAAGACCGTGGCGAACGTCGCGAGCGCCGCGATGGACGCGAACAGCCGCTCCGCCGAGGGCACGAGGAGCTGCAGCGAGACCCCGACGACGAGCACGACGAGGATCGCGCCGACCGTCGTCCCGGGCACCCCGGCGCTGTTCACCCGGGCGAACGCCCGGGGCGCGAGACGCTCCGTGGCCATCCCGAAGATCACGCGCCCGGCGCCGAAGAGGTCCGAGTTGATCGCCGACAGCGCGGCGCTGATGACGACGACGTTGAGCAGCGCGGCGGCCCAGCCGACGCCGAGCCCGCTGAAGATCTGCACGAACGGCGACTGTTCCCCGGTGATCTCCCGCCACGGGATGACGGAGACGATGACCGTGATCGCGAGGACGTAGAACAGGAGGATCCGGGCGGGGACGGTGTTGATCGCCCGCGGGATGACCCGCTCCGGGTCGTCGGCCTCCCCTGCGGTGACGCCGATGATCTCGGTGCCGCCGAAGGCGAAGAGCACGAGGATGAGGGCGGCGAACACCCCGGGGACCCCGTGCGGGAACAGGCCGCCGTCGTTCCAGAGGTTGTCGACGCCGACCCGCGTGCCGGTCTCGACGTTGAACACGAGGATCGCCGCCCCGCCGACGATCATGGCGATGACGGCGGTCACCTTGACGACGGTGAACCAGAACTCCAGCTCGCCGAACCACCGGGCGCTCGCGAGGTTCGCGGCGCCGACGACGGTGAGCGCGACGGCGACCCAGACCCAGCTCGCCGTGTCGGGGAACCAGAACTTCATGTACAGCGCGATGGCCGTGAGGTCGGCGAGGCAGACGATGACCATCTCGAAGGCGTACATCCACCCGGTGATGTAGCCCGCCCAGTCGCCGAGGTGCCGGCGGCAGTACTCGGCGAAGGAGCCGGGGACCGGGTGGTCCACCGCCATCTCGCCGAGGGCCCGGAGCATGAAGTACACGACCGCGCCCCCGAGGAGGTAGACGAGGATGACGCCCGGGCCGGCGGCGGCGATCGCCCCGGACGACCCGTAGAACAGGCCCGTGCCGATCGCGGACCCGAGGGCGATGAAGTGGATGTGGCGGTGACGAAGGCTCCGGCGCAGGGTTCCGGCGGCGGCCGGGCGGGCGGTGTCAGGCATGTGCCACATTCTCTCACGGTAAGCCGGTCCGTCCCTCACGGTGTGCCGGAGGCGGGGTGCGGGGAGGGGTCCGGGGCGGGGTGCGGGTGGCACGGTCGGAGGGGGGTCGGGGGGCTCGACGCCGCCCGTCCGCGGGCGGGCGCCGGGCCGGTGGGCCGGGCGTCGAATCGCTTTTGACGCGGGCAGCCAGTACCGTTGGGCCATAATGAGTGATATTGACAACGTCACCGGCGACGTGAACACGCCGGACACCAGTGGCACGCCGGAGACCCCGGACACGCAGCAGGGACAGGCCGGCCAGACCGGCCCCGGGGCGGAGGCGCAGCCGCTGGAGGTCGCGGACGTCCTGGACGGTGACAGTGCGGTGGAGGACACCGCCGACGCCGGCACCGACACCGCTGACACCGCTGAGACAGACGACGCCCCCGAGACCACCGACACCGCCGCCGACGACACCACGGGCGCGGAGACCACCGACGCCGCCACCGAGAGTGCCGGCAGTGCCGACACCGACAGCGCCGGGAGCGCAGACGCCGGGAACGACACCGGCAGCACCGACGGCGCCGACAGCGCCGCCGCCGCGGAGCCGGCCGCCGCGCCGGAGCCGGGCACGACCTTCGCCGACCTCGGCCTGCCCGAGCGCGTGCTGCGCGCCGTGACCTCCGTGGGGTACACGGAGCCCTCGCCGATCCAGGCCGAGACGATCCCGCTGCTCATGGAGGGTCACGACGTCGTCGGCCTCGCCCAGACCGGCACCGGCAAGACCGCCGCCTTCGCCCTGCCCGTCCTCGCGGGCATCGACCCCACGCAGCGCTCCACCCAGGCGCTCGTCCTCGCGCCGACCCGTGAGCTCGCCCTCCAGGTCGCCGAGTCCTTCCAGTCCTTCGCCAACTCCCTCGGAGGCGTGAACATCCTCCCGGTGTACGGCGGTCAGGCGTACGGCGTGCAGCTCAGTGGGCTGCGTCGTGGCGCACACGTCGTCGTCGGCACCCCCGGTCGTGTCATCGACCACCTGGCCAAGGGCAGCCTCGACCTGTCCGACCTGCGCTTCATGGTTCTCGACGAGGCCGACGAGATGCTCAACATGGGCTTCCAGGAGGACGTCGAGCGGATCCTCGGGGACACCCCCGACGGCAAGCAGGTCGCGCTCTTCTCCGCGACGATGCCCTCCGGCATCCGCCGCCTGTCGAAGCAGTACCTGAACAACCCGCGTGAGATCACGGTGAAGTCCAACCAGCGGACGGCCGAGAACATCACGCAGGACTTCCTCATGGTCTCGCACCGCAACAAGCTCGACGCGCTCACGCGCATCCTCGAGGTCACGGACTTCGAGGCGATGATCATGTTCGTGCGGACGAAGAACGAGACCGAGGAGCTCGCCGAGCGGCTCTGCGACCGCGGGTTCAACGCCGCCGCGATCAACGGCGACATCGCGCAGGCCCAGCGCGAGCGCACCGTCGACCAGCTCAAGGACGGTCGCCTCGACATCCTCGTCGCGACCGACGTCGCCGCCCGTGGCCTGGACGTCGACCGCATCACGCACGTCTTCAACTACGACATCCCGCACGACACCGAGTCGTACGTCCACCGCATCGGCCGGACGGGCCGTGCCGGGCGCTCGGGCCGGGCGATCCTCTTCGTCACGCCGCGTGAGCGTCGTCTCCTCAAGGCGATCGAGCGGGCGACGAAGTCGACCCTCAACGAGATCGACCTGCCGGACGTCGACGCGGTGAACGACGTCCGCAAGCGGAAGTTCGCGCAGTCCCTCACGGAGTCCCTCTCCGACCCGCAGGTCGGGATCTTCCGCGAGCTCGTCACGGCCTACGCCGCCGAGCACGGGACCGACATGGCGGACATCGCCGCGGCCCTCGCCGCCCAGGCGCAGGGTGGGGCGGAGTTCCTCGTCAAGGACCGTCCGCCGGAGCCCCGGCCCGAGCGCCGGGGGAGGGACGACGACCGCCGCGGCGGCGGTGGGGCGTTCCGGCCCTTCGCCGAACGTTTCAACCGGACGCCCCCGACGGTCACGGACCGGCAGGGCAAGGAGCTCGCCGTCTACCGCATCGCGGTGGGCAAGCGGCACCGGGTCCGCCCGGGCGCGATCGTCGGTGCCCTGGCCAACGAGGGCGGGCTGAACTCGCGCGACTTCGGCCGGATCAACATCTTCACCGAGCACTCGCTGGTGGAGCTGCCGACCGACCTGCCGAAGGAGATCTTCGAGAAGCTCGACAGCACCCGGATCTCCGGGCAGCTCATCAACATCGAGCCGGACCCGGGCGCGCCGAAGGGCCGTCCCGCCCGTCACCGTGACCGTGACGACCGCGATTCCCGCGGTCGGGGCGGCCGGGACGACCGTGGTGGTGACCGTGGTGGCCGCGGTGGTTTCCGCGGGCGTGACGACCGTGGTGACCGTGGTGGTGACCGTGGTGGCCGGGGTGGTTTCCGCGGGCGTGACGACCGTGGTGACCGTGGCGGTGACCGTGGTGGCCGCGGTGGCTTCCGCGGCCGGGACGACCGTGGTGGCCGTGACGGCGACCGCGGCGGGTTCCGCGACCGCACGCGCTGAGCCGCCGACCCCGGGGGGGGAGAGGGGGACGACGGCGCGGCCGTCAGGGGGAGCAGGCGCGACGTGCGGCGTCGGCGTCGGCCGTCGTCACCGCGAGACCGTACTCCCCGGCGACCGTGAGGTACCGGGCGGCGTACGGGCACCGGGCGTCGGCCGCGGGCGGGAGCCATTCACCGAGGGTGCCGTCGCTCTTCGCCCGGTTCACCGCGCTCGCCGTCACGACGAGATTCCGCGCCGTGTCGTTGCCGAAGCGCCGGCGGGTGGGGCCGTCCCACGCGTCCGCGCCGAGGTCCCACGCCGCCGACAACGGGAAGACGTGGTCGATGTCCACCTCGTCGGGGGTGACCTCCGCGTGGGTGTAGGCGTCGGTCGTCGTCCCGGTGGCGCGGGGGCACCCGGAGCGGCGGGACGTCGGTGACCGGGGGAAGACCCGGAGCACGACCGCGTTCCGCGTCGTGCAGCCGACCCCCGTCGCCGGCGACGGCCCCCACACCCCGAACAGTTCCCGGTCGTAACCGAGCACCCGCGTGCGGCGGGGCAGGATGCGGAGGGTGGACAACGCCGCGGCGACGACCCGGCGGTCGTCGGCCCGGGGCGGGACCGCGGACCAGGGGGCGCGGGGGTGCGCCGGGTCGCCGGGGCCGGTCGGTCCGCCGGGGCCGGTCGGGGAGGTGACGACGAGCGCGACGGACGTCACGGCGGCGAGGACGGGGACGACGTGGCGGATGATGTGCATGACCTGTTGGTCTCCGCGGGGCGGGCGGAGGTTCCCCGGGTGGGGTGTGGCGGGTGCACCGCCGGATATCGAACATGTGTTCAGGGTGGGTGAGGTTTCGTCCGGGGTGCATGGTAGACCGGTGGCATGACGCGCCACCTCCTGCACACGCTCTGGTTTCCCGACCGGGGCCTCCACCTGTGGGTGGAGAAGGTCGAGGGGCACGCGGTGGTCACCGATGTCGCTGACCTGGAGGACAGCGACCTCGACCCGGACATCCTCCGGATCCTGGGGCGGCGGCCGCTCCGGGGCGGCCGGTCGGTGACGGTCGCCACCCCGAAGGGGAGGCTCCGGACGTTGCCGGTCCCGACGCAGGGGCACACCCCCGAACAGGCGCTCGGTGTGCTGTCGACGTTGTCCGCGATTCGCCGCCGGCGGGGCAACGGCGGGCTCAGCCCGGAGACGGTGTGGCTCACCGTCCTCTACGACCTCGTCCGGGAGACCGTCGCCGCCGGCCGGGTCATGGTGCGGGTCCAGCGGGTCGACGGCCGCTCGTACCCGCTGTGGACGATCTCCCCCGGTGGTCGGCACCAGCGGCCGCTCGGGGAGTTCGTCGCCCACGCCCCGGTGGTCCTCACCCGGAACGGAGGGGCGGACGTCATCCGCCGCTGCGCGGACGACCTCGCCCACTGGATGTGCGTCGGCCTGCTCCGCGCGGGGCTGGAGGACGGTGAGGTCGGCAACCCGTTCGTCCGGGCGCTGGCGACCGGGGACGAGACGCGGACCGTGCCGGCGGCGGTGACGCGCGCGCTCAACCAGTGGCGCCGCCGGAGGCTCGACGACGCCTCCTCGCTCGTGCTCGTCCTCGACGAGCCCGGCGACGGCACCGGCACGGGGGAGCCGGACGCGCCGGACAGGCCGTTCCTCGTCGACGTGAACGCCGTGGCGGACGGGGGCACCGGGGGCGACGCCGAGCCGGCGGCGGGGCGCGGCGCGGAGGGCCCGCGGTGGCGGGCTGAACTCGGCCTGTCGGTCAACGACGGTCCGCATGAGCCGGTGGTCGCCGCGGAGGCGACCGAGGGGGAGCGGGCCCGGGTCGCCGACGCCCTGCGCCGCGCGGTGTCGGCCTGGCCCCGTCTCGCGGAGCGGTCGGACGCGGTCGACGCCTGGCTCCGGTCCGGGGTGTGGTTCCCCGCGCCGGAGTCGCTCACCGGGGACCCGGTGAAGGACCGGCGGGTGCACCTCAGCCTCGGGGCGGATGACGTGGAGGACCTCCTGTCGACCGGGGTGCCGGCGTTGCGCGGCGTCGGGGTGGAGGTGCTCGTCCCCCGCGGGTGGCGGGTCGTCTCCCCGCAGATCAGGGCGACGGCCACCCCGGTCGGGCAGGGGCCGGGGGCGGGACGTCTCGGGACCGAACAGGTGCTCTCCTTCGACTGGGACGTCTCGGTCGGTGACGTGCAGCTGACCGAGGTGCAGAAGCGGGAGCTGCTGAGCTCGGCGGCGACGATGGTGCAGATCAACGGCAGGTACGTCCGGCTCGACGCCGCGACGCTCGCGCCGGCCAGGCGGTACTTCCGGGCACTCGCCGACGCCGCCGGGGCGACCGCCGGCACGGGCCGCGACGGGGACGGCGGCGGGGGCGGGACGGACACCGCCGCCGGACCCGCCGGGGCGGGCGGACCGGGGACGGTCACGGTGCGGGACGTCATCGAGGCGAACCTCGCCGCCGCGCGGGACGCGGCGGCCGCCGACCCGTTCGGCGGTGTGACGGTCGAGGCGCCGGGGTGGATCGGGCGGATCCTCGGTACCGGGGCGTCGGGCACCGGGACGACCGGGGCGGAGGACGCCGAGGGGACCGGTGCCGGGCGGGGGATGGAACCGCCCGACCGGGTCGAGGTGCCGGCGACCGTCGTCACCCCGTTGCGGGACCATCAGGAGCGGGGGGTGAGCTGGCTCGCCTGGATGTCCCGCCACGGTGTCGGCGCGATTCTCGCCGACGACATGGGGCTCGGGAAGACGCTGCAGGTCCTCGCGCTGCTCGCGTGGGAACGCGAGGCCGGGGAGTGCACCGGGCCGACCCTCGTCATCGCCCCGACCGGTGTGCTCGACGCGTGGGAGCGGGAGGTCCGCCGGCACGTGCCGTCGCTGCGGGTCCTCGTCGACCACGGATCGAGGAAGGTGGACGACGGGAGGTTCGCCGGTGTGGTGGCGGAGCACGACGTCGTCCTCACCTCCTACGGGACCGTCGCGCGGAACCCGGAGCGGTACGGCTCGGTGCACTGGGGGCGCGTCGTGGCGGACGAGGCGCAGAACATCAAGAACCCGGACACGCGGCAGAGCCG
The sequence above is drawn from the Corynebacterium bovis DSM 20582 = CIP 54.80 genome and encodes:
- a CDS encoding FAD-dependent oxidoreductase, which gives rise to MTEQQTAHPVTDVAVIGAGAAGLAAARTLRAAGVGCTVLEASGRVGGRIGSERVGDVTVDRGFQTVNSWYPAVKEVLKPGEYSSLGIRSFLPAVQCVTPDGLAMFGDPVRAPQLVPTLLRSRIRAALSARDAFHLQRWLGREVRHRSSLEVRPVTDRTVDRDRAVGDSLDARRITGDTRRYVINPVLEALLMDPAFETSERLARWEIVAVLRGALGLPDNGMSELAVALGRIPGVGIDLHSPVAGLEQDDDGVTLRVADADGTADRTLRCRYAVVATEQAHTARLLGLPVQPARGMTTWWFLADGAAGDGASTTGRTTDGGRLPVITVDGSDRTQLTSVAEVTAVVPSYAPGRSLVQASVVHREGVACPDDRTVRDQAASLLGGTAASWELVTRHDCPRAVPVVPPGRRFHCGDADVTHGRRVVLAGDHTASPSIDGALRSGQRAARIVTGLLGA
- a CDS encoding amino acid permease, encoding MPDTARPAAAGTLRRSLRHRHIHFIALGSAIGTGLFYGSSGAIAAAGPGVILVYLLGGAVVYFMLRALGEMAVDHPVPGSFAEYCRRHLGDWAGYITGWMYAFEMVIVCLADLTAIALYMKFWFPDTASWVWVAVALTVVGAANLASARWFGELEFWFTVVKVTAVIAMIVGGAAILVFNVETGTRVGVDNLWNDGGLFPHGVPGVFAALILVLFAFGGTEIIGVTAGEADDPERVIPRAINTVPARILLFYVLAITVIVSVIPWREITGEQSPFVQIFSGLGVGWAAALLNVVVISAALSAINSDLFGAGRVIFGMATERLAPRAFARVNSAGVPGTTVGAILVVLVVGVSLQLLVPSAERLFASIAALATFATVFVWLMILLAHIASRRRGRAGAAGEAGRRTAPTFPVPFWPYGQYAAVAVILVTFGTMVWLPEFRSALVAGVVFTLGMSVLYVARVVPRLRAAAPVDPAAPTGDPTGTDPRG
- a CDS encoding DEAD/DEAH box helicase — encoded protein: MSDIDNVTGDVNTPDTSGTPETPDTQQGQAGQTGPGAEAQPLEVADVLDGDSAVEDTADAGTDTADTAETDDAPETTDTAADDTTGAETTDAATESAGSADTDSAGSADAGNDTGSTDGADSAAAAEPAAAPEPGTTFADLGLPERVLRAVTSVGYTEPSPIQAETIPLLMEGHDVVGLAQTGTGKTAAFALPVLAGIDPTQRSTQALVLAPTRELALQVAESFQSFANSLGGVNILPVYGGQAYGVQLSGLRRGAHVVVGTPGRVIDHLAKGSLDLSDLRFMVLDEADEMLNMGFQEDVERILGDTPDGKQVALFSATMPSGIRRLSKQYLNNPREITVKSNQRTAENITQDFLMVSHRNKLDALTRILEVTDFEAMIMFVRTKNETEELAERLCDRGFNAAAINGDIAQAQRERTVDQLKDGRLDILVATDVAARGLDVDRITHVFNYDIPHDTESYVHRIGRTGRAGRSGRAILFVTPRERRLLKAIERATKSTLNEIDLPDVDAVNDVRKRKFAQSLTESLSDPQVGIFRELVTAYAAEHGTDMADIAAALAAQAQGGAEFLVKDRPPEPRPERRGRDDDRRGGGGAFRPFAERFNRTPPTVTDRQGKELAVYRIAVGKRHRVRPGAIVGALANEGGLNSRDFGRINIFTEHSLVELPTDLPKEIFEKLDSTRISGQLINIEPDPGAPKGRPARHRDRDDRDSRGRGGRDDRGGDRGGRGGFRGRDDRGDRGGDRGGRGGFRGRDDRGDRGGDRGGRGGFRGRDDRGGRDGDRGGFRDRTR
- a CDS encoding HNH endonuclease family protein — protein: MHIIRHVVPVLAAVTSVALVVTSPTGPGGPTGPGDPAHPRAPWSAVPPRADDRRVVAAALSTLRILPRRTRVLGYDRELFGVWGPSPATGVGCTTRNAVVLRVFPRSPTSRRSGCPRATGTTTDAYTHAEVTPDEVDIDHVFPLSAAWDLGADAWDGPTRRRFGNDTARNLVVTASAVNRAKSDGTLGEWLPPAADARCPYAARYLTVAGEYGLAVTTADADAARRACSP
- a CDS encoding DEAD/DEAH box helicase, with protein sequence MTRHLLHTLWFPDRGLHLWVEKVEGHAVVTDVADLEDSDLDPDILRILGRRPLRGGRSVTVATPKGRLRTLPVPTQGHTPEQALGVLSTLSAIRRRRGNGGLSPETVWLTVLYDLVRETVAAGRVMVRVQRVDGRSYPLWTISPGGRHQRPLGEFVAHAPVVLTRNGGADVIRRCADDLAHWMCVGLLRAGLEDGEVGNPFVRALATGDETRTVPAAVTRALNQWRRRRLDDASSLVLVLDEPGDGTGTGEPDAPDRPFLVDVNAVADGGTGGDAEPAAGRGAEGPRWRAELGLSVNDGPHEPVVAAEATEGERARVADALRRAVSAWPRLAERSDAVDAWLRSGVWFPAPESLTGDPVKDRRVHLSLGADDVEDLLSTGVPALRGVGVEVLVPRGWRVVSPQIRATATPVGQGPGAGRLGTEQVLSFDWDVSVGDVQLTEVQKRELLSSAATMVQINGRYVRLDAATLAPARRYFRALADAAGATAGTGRDGDGGGGGTDTAAGPAGAGGPGTVTVRDVIEANLAAARDAAAADPFGGVTVEAPGWIGRILGTGASGTGTTGAEDAEGTGAGRGMEPPDRVEVPATVVTPLRDHQERGVSWLAWMSRHGVGAILADDMGLGKTLQVLALLAWEREAGECTGPTLVIAPTGVLDAWEREVRRHVPSLRVLVDHGSRKVDDGRFAGVVAEHDVVLTSYGTVARNPERYGSVHWGRVVADEAQNIKNPDTRQSRAARSVPADHRIALTGTPVENRLADLHSIMDFCNPGVLGSPGAFQDRLAIPVERYGDENALDQLRRLVDPFILRRLKTDPAVGLNLPEKREFIETIPLTREQAALYEAYTRACEQMLRQRDAGRKGLILAALMRIKQICNHPAHFTGDGSGLLANGEHRSLKVARLFEILGEALQDGRKCLVFTQFPSFGRMLVPELERRFGSTVPMIHGGMSRRDRARTVEAFQSDDGPSILILSVRAGGTGITLTRASVVVHVDRWWNPAVEDQATDRAYRIGQDQDVTVHKLVTKGTLDERINDIISSKRDLAGTVVGAGEGWLSTLDDDIAELWRLNRATVDTGEYADPRAGRPRRTGRTPVGGTTDSHWERELADATDIVLSVIRERNAAKTSWVDLLESGDGDDAAGGGDDGSGDGGGPALRVVPGDDGGGGADAAPPGDEGAP